From a region of the Labrus mixtus chromosome 5, fLabMix1.1, whole genome shotgun sequence genome:
- the LOC132973756 gene encoding VIP36-like protein isoform X1 has translation MAATVTKSNPVRLRSFCFLRSMFHFKNILESTCLFVALCVLMGHSLAEEQEFVEDFLKREFSLAKPYRGLGFSSSSQWDLMGTAMVTPDYVRLTPDLQSRQGAVWSRVPFSLRDWELKVQFKIHGQGKKNLNGDGLAFWLTKDRMQNGPVFGNMNHFVGLGIFVDTYPNADKGHDRTQPGTQRAFPFISVMLGNGTLSYDHDFDGRPTELGGCTAMTRNAIYDTFLLVRYSKNRLTLMVDVDGRQEWKDCADITGLRLPMGYFFGASSATGDLSDNHDIISMKLYQLTVERAPEEEEEEEVTIPSVDNMEQFHVDVQEEGMSGLQFFFTLLFSIMGLGVLAVVGLMVYGRWKENRRKRFY, from the exons ATGGCCGCCACCGTAACCAAGTCAAATCCTGTCCGATTgagaagtttttgttttttacgcTCAATGTTTCACTTCAAAAACATCCTTgaatcaacatgtttgtttgtcgcCCTTTGTGTTTTGATGGGCCACTCGTTGGCGGAGGAGCAGGAGTTTGTTGAGGATTTTTTGAAGCGGGAGTTTTCTTTGGCCAAGCCTTACCGAG gtctgGGCTTCTCTAGTTCTTCACAATGGGACCTGATGGGCACTGCCATGGTTACACCTGACTATGTGAGGCTTACCCCAGACCTGCAGAGCAGACAGGGGGCAGTATGGAGTCGGGTT CCTTTCTCCTTGCGGGATTGGGAGCTCAAGGTGCAATTTAAAATTCACGGTCAGGGGAAGAAGAATTTGAATGGGGATGGCCTGGCCTTCTGGCTAACCAAAGATCGCATGCAAAATG GTCCTGTGTTTGGCAACATGAACCACTTCGTTGGACTTGGAATATTTGTGGACACTTACCCAAACGCTGATAAAGGCCATGAT AGGACTCAACCTGGAACTCAG AGGGCTTTCCCGTTCATATCGGTGATGCTGGGGAACGGGACTCTGTCCTATGACCACGACTTCGATGGACGGCCCACTGAACTTGGAGGATGTACAGCTATGACGCGCAACGCGATCTATGACACGTTTCTCCTCGTCAGATACTCTAAGAACAGACTCACG CTCATGGTGGACGTAGACGGTAGGCAGGAATGGAAGGACTGTGCGGATATCACAGGACTCCGGCTTCCTATGGGGTACTTCTTCGGTGCCTCCTCAGCCACTGGAGATCTGTCAG ATAACCATGACATCATATCCATGAAGTTGTACCAGCTGACAGTCGAGCGGGctccagaggaggaagaagaggaggaggtcacAATCCCCAGTGTTGACAACATGGAACAATTTCACG TGGATGTCCAGGAGGAAGGGATGAGCGGGCTGCAGTTCTTCTTCACGCTCCTCTTCTCCATCATGGGCCTGGGTGTGCTGGCGGTGGTCGGGCTGATGGTTTACGGGCGCTGGAAGGAGAACAGACGCAAGCGATTCTATTGA
- the LOC132973756 gene encoding VIP36-like protein isoform X2, whose translation MAATVTKSNPVRLRSFCFLRSMFHFKNILESTCLFVALCVLMGHSLAEEQEFVEDFLKREFSLAKPYRGLGFSSSSQWDLMGTAMVTPDYVRLTPDLQSRQGAVWSRVPFSLRDWELKVQFKIHGQGKKNLNGDGLAFWLTKDRMQNGPVFGNMNHFVGLGIFVDTYPNADKGHDRAFPFISVMLGNGTLSYDHDFDGRPTELGGCTAMTRNAIYDTFLLVRYSKNRLTLMVDVDGRQEWKDCADITGLRLPMGYFFGASSATGDLSDNHDIISMKLYQLTVERAPEEEEEEEVTIPSVDNMEQFHVDVQEEGMSGLQFFFTLLFSIMGLGVLAVVGLMVYGRWKENRRKRFY comes from the exons ATGGCCGCCACCGTAACCAAGTCAAATCCTGTCCGATTgagaagtttttgttttttacgcTCAATGTTTCACTTCAAAAACATCCTTgaatcaacatgtttgtttgtcgcCCTTTGTGTTTTGATGGGCCACTCGTTGGCGGAGGAGCAGGAGTTTGTTGAGGATTTTTTGAAGCGGGAGTTTTCTTTGGCCAAGCCTTACCGAG gtctgGGCTTCTCTAGTTCTTCACAATGGGACCTGATGGGCACTGCCATGGTTACACCTGACTATGTGAGGCTTACCCCAGACCTGCAGAGCAGACAGGGGGCAGTATGGAGTCGGGTT CCTTTCTCCTTGCGGGATTGGGAGCTCAAGGTGCAATTTAAAATTCACGGTCAGGGGAAGAAGAATTTGAATGGGGATGGCCTGGCCTTCTGGCTAACCAAAGATCGCATGCAAAATG GTCCTGTGTTTGGCAACATGAACCACTTCGTTGGACTTGGAATATTTGTGGACACTTACCCAAACGCTGATAAAGGCCATGAT AGGGCTTTCCCGTTCATATCGGTGATGCTGGGGAACGGGACTCTGTCCTATGACCACGACTTCGATGGACGGCCCACTGAACTTGGAGGATGTACAGCTATGACGCGCAACGCGATCTATGACACGTTTCTCCTCGTCAGATACTCTAAGAACAGACTCACG CTCATGGTGGACGTAGACGGTAGGCAGGAATGGAAGGACTGTGCGGATATCACAGGACTCCGGCTTCCTATGGGGTACTTCTTCGGTGCCTCCTCAGCCACTGGAGATCTGTCAG ATAACCATGACATCATATCCATGAAGTTGTACCAGCTGACAGTCGAGCGGGctccagaggaggaagaagaggaggaggtcacAATCCCCAGTGTTGACAACATGGAACAATTTCACG TGGATGTCCAGGAGGAAGGGATGAGCGGGCTGCAGTTCTTCTTCACGCTCCTCTTCTCCATCATGGGCCTGGGTGTGCTGGCGGTGGTCGGGCTGATGGTTTACGGGCGCTGGAAGGAGAACAGACGCAAGCGATTCTATTGA